One genomic region from Prionailurus bengalensis isolate Pbe53 chromosome C1, Fcat_Pben_1.1_paternal_pri, whole genome shotgun sequence encodes:
- the PID1 gene encoding PTB-containing, cubilin and LRP1-interacting protein isoform X2, with protein MWQPATERLQVTYLGKVPTTGMQFLSGCTEKPVIELWKKHTLAREDVFPANALLEIRPFQVWLHHLDHKGEATVHMDTFQVARIAYCTADHNVSPNIFAWVYREINDDLSYQMDCHAVECESKLEAKKLAHAMMEAFKKTFHSMKSDGRIHRNSSSEEVSQELESDDG; from the coding sequence GTTACCTACCTGGGTAAAGTCCCCACCACAGGCATGCAGTTCCTGTCAGGCTGCACAGAAAAGCCAGTCATTGAGCTCTGGAAGAAACACACGCTAGCCCGAGAAGATGTCTTTCCCGCCAACGCCCTCCTGGAAATCCGACCATTCCAAGTGTGGCTCCATCACCTCGACCACAAAGGTGAAGCCACGGTCCACATGGATACCTTCCAGGTGGCGCGCATTGCCTACTGCACCGCTGACCACAACGTGAGCCCCAACATCTTCGCCTGGGTTTACAGGGAGATCAATGACGACCTGTCCTACCAAATGGACTGCCATGCTGTCGAGTGCGAGAGCAAGCTCGAGGCCAAGAAGCTGGCCCACGCCATGATGGAGGCCTTCAAGAAGACTTTCCACAGTATGAAGAGCGACGGTCGGATCCATAGGAACAGCTCATCGGAAGAAGTTTCCCAGGAATTGGAATCCGACGACGGCTGA